A window of the Natronomonas salina genome harbors these coding sequences:
- the hemA gene encoding glutamyl-tRNA reductase has translation MTKGTGIIAGVSVSHSHASVEQIEAACTDSQRAAVERLHEQRGISEAFVLQTCNRAEAYVVADDEATARAVLDDHVGDVDGDAVRDLGHEASLRHLLRVACGLESLVLGEDQIIGQVRQAYEDARGAGAVGPTLDDAILKALHVGERARTETTINEGVVSLGSAAVRLAEAERDLANATALVVGAGEMATLAAQSLAEAVDRVVIANRTLPHAEHVVNEIDADATAVGLAALPAAAETADLVITATGSDDHVVGRDVLADAGETLVIDIAQPRDVAPGADDVDGVTVRDLDAIEAVTDRTREQRREAAEAVEAMIDEEFDHLISQYKRKRADQVIAAMYEGAERMKARELRTAVAKLEAETDGEVTDEQREILESMADALVGQLLSAPTQSLRDAAENDDWSTINTALQLFDPGLDDTMDIPSIPDGPDGIPEEMREQMPAAVLEQLSAEED, from the coding sequence GTGACCAAAGGAACAGGAATCATCGCCGGCGTGAGCGTCTCACACAGCCACGCGAGCGTCGAACAGATCGAGGCCGCCTGCACGGACTCACAGCGAGCGGCCGTCGAACGCCTCCACGAACAGCGCGGCATCTCCGAGGCGTTCGTCCTCCAGACGTGCAACCGCGCGGAGGCGTACGTCGTCGCCGACGACGAAGCGACGGCCAGGGCCGTCCTCGACGACCACGTCGGCGACGTCGACGGCGACGCGGTGCGCGACCTCGGCCACGAGGCCAGCCTCCGGCACCTGCTGCGGGTCGCCTGCGGGCTCGAGTCGCTCGTCCTCGGCGAGGACCAGATCATCGGGCAGGTCCGGCAGGCCTACGAGGACGCCCGCGGCGCCGGCGCCGTGGGTCCGACGCTCGACGACGCGATCCTCAAGGCGCTGCACGTCGGCGAGCGCGCCCGCACCGAGACGACGATCAACGAGGGCGTCGTCTCGCTGGGGTCGGCGGCCGTCCGGCTGGCCGAGGCCGAGCGCGACCTCGCCAACGCCACCGCGCTCGTCGTCGGCGCCGGCGAGATGGCGACGCTGGCCGCCCAGTCGCTCGCCGAAGCCGTCGACCGCGTCGTGATCGCCAACCGGACGCTCCCCCACGCCGAGCACGTCGTCAACGAGATCGACGCCGACGCGACCGCCGTCGGCCTCGCCGCGCTCCCGGCCGCCGCCGAGACCGCGGACCTCGTCATCACGGCGACCGGCAGCGACGACCACGTCGTCGGCCGCGACGTGCTCGCCGACGCCGGCGAGACGCTCGTCATCGACATCGCCCAGCCGCGGGATGTCGCCCCGGGGGCCGACGACGTCGACGGCGTGACAGTCCGCGACCTCGACGCCATCGAGGCGGTCACCGACCGCACGCGCGAGCAGCGCCGCGAGGCCGCCGAGGCCGTCGAGGCGATGATCGACGAGGAGTTCGACCACCTCATCAGCCAGTACAAGCGCAAGCGCGCCGACCAGGTCATCGCCGCGATGTACGAGGGCGCAGAACGGATGAAGGCCCGCGAGCTCCGCACCGCGGTCGCGAAGCTGGAAGCCGAGACCGACGGCGAGGTGACCGACGAGCAGCGCGAGATCCTCGAGTCGATGGCCGACGCCCTCGTCGGCCAGCTGCTCTCGGCGCCGACCCAGAGCCTCCGGGACGCCGCCGAGAACGACGACTGGTCGACCATCAACACCGCCCTCCAGCTATTCGACCCCGGCCTGGACGACACGATGGACATCCCCTCGATCCCCGACGGCCCCGACGGCATCCCCGAGGAGATGCGCGAACAGATGCCAGCCGCCGTCCTCGAACAGCTATCGGCGGAAGAGGACTGA
- a CDS encoding precorrin-2 dehydrogenase/sirohydrochlorin ferrochelatase family protein: MIPLYHDFTGETVLVFGGGRVGARKARRFAREADVVVVSPTFPDDDYGGAERVRASPGVDDVPEWFDRTDPALAVAATSDEAVNEAVEEEARARHVLVNRADESGGREAGSVVVPATVRDGDVVVSVSTGGASPALAKELRKRVESEIGGAGELAELTGEVREELKDRGVDPSVRREALRQVVQSPQVWKDLGTGRDKPRRTVDAVVDAALGELE; this comes from the coding sequence ATGATCCCCCTCTACCACGACTTCACGGGCGAGACGGTCCTCGTCTTCGGCGGCGGGCGCGTCGGCGCCCGGAAGGCCCGGCGGTTCGCTCGCGAGGCCGACGTCGTGGTCGTGAGTCCGACGTTCCCCGACGACGACTACGGCGGCGCCGAACGGGTTCGTGCGTCGCCCGGCGTCGACGACGTCCCCGAGTGGTTCGACCGCACCGACCCGGCGCTGGCGGTCGCCGCGACCAGCGACGAGGCGGTCAACGAGGCCGTCGAGGAGGAAGCGCGCGCCCGCCACGTCCTCGTCAACCGCGCTGACGAGTCGGGCGGCCGCGAGGCCGGCAGCGTCGTCGTCCCCGCGACGGTCCGGGACGGCGACGTGGTCGTCTCCGTCTCGACGGGCGGCGCGAGCCCGGCGCTGGCGAAGGAGCTCCGGAAGCGCGTCGAGTCCGAGATCGGGGGCGCGGGCGAACTCGCCGAACTGACCGGCGAAGTGCGGGAGGAGTTAAAAGACCGGGGCGTGGACCCGTCGGTTCGCCGGGAAGCGCTCCGTCAGGTGGTGCAATCCCCGCAGGTTTGGAAGGATTTAGGTACCGGGAGGGACAAGCCACGGCGAACAGTAGACGCCGTCGTCGACGCGGCGTTGGGTGAACTGGAGTGA
- a CDS encoding Lrp/AsnC family transcriptional regulator → MSQSTGLDRLDRAVVNAFQGGFPVVAEPFEPAAEALRERGVDVTADELLERVQALDEEGVLTRFGALINAQEIGGAATLVAMHAPEERFEEVAEQVNAHREVAHNYEREHPHLNMWFVVSVADPDEVDRVLADIEAETGQETYNLPKQREFRVEAKFLLDGPVEDGDVDCSALGPDVEAVDRDTLTPEERDLVVEIQGGLPITATPYADVAEELGVDADWVRRTIKRFDREGKVRRVGVIPNHYALGYTENGMTVWNVPDDLVEEVGPEVASLGFVTHCYQRPRHEGVWPYNFFAMTHGRSEAESEARIQEVRETMERYWDVGDDDWDTLFSTRILKKTGIRLDERAEANTR, encoded by the coding sequence ATGAGTCAGTCCACCGGGCTGGACCGCCTCGACCGGGCGGTCGTCAACGCCTTCCAGGGCGGCTTCCCGGTCGTCGCCGAGCCGTTCGAACCCGCCGCCGAGGCCCTCCGGGAGCGCGGCGTCGACGTCACCGCCGACGAACTCCTCGAGCGCGTCCAGGCGCTCGACGAGGAGGGCGTCCTCACGCGCTTCGGGGCGCTGATTAACGCCCAGGAGATCGGCGGCGCGGCGACGCTCGTCGCGATGCACGCCCCCGAGGAGCGCTTCGAGGAGGTCGCCGAGCAGGTCAACGCCCACCGCGAGGTCGCCCACAACTACGAGCGCGAGCACCCCCACCTCAACATGTGGTTCGTCGTGTCGGTCGCCGACCCCGACGAGGTCGACCGCGTCCTGGCGGACATCGAAGCCGAGACCGGCCAGGAGACCTACAACCTCCCGAAGCAGCGGGAGTTCCGCGTCGAGGCGAAGTTCCTGCTCGACGGGCCGGTCGAGGACGGCGACGTCGACTGCTCGGCCCTGGGGCCGGACGTCGAGGCGGTCGACCGCGACACGCTGACGCCCGAGGAACGCGACCTCGTCGTCGAGATCCAGGGCGGCCTGCCGATCACCGCGACGCCGTACGCCGACGTCGCCGAGGAGTTAGGGGTCGACGCCGACTGGGTCCGCCGGACGATCAAGCGCTTCGACCGGGAGGGCAAGGTCAGGCGAGTCGGCGTCATCCCGAACCACTACGCGCTCGGGTACACCGAGAACGGGATGACCGTCTGGAACGTCCCGGACGACCTCGTCGAGGAGGTCGGCCCGGAGGTCGCCTCCCTTGGGTTCGTCACGCACTGCTACCAGCGGCCCCGCCACGAGGGGGTCTGGCCGTACAACTTCTTCGCGATGACGCACGGCCGCTCTGAAGCGGAGAGCGAGGCGCGCATCCAGGAGGTCAGAGAGACGATGGAGCGGTACTGGGACGTCGGCGACGACGACTGGGACACGCTGTTCTCCACCCGGATCCTGAAGAAGACGGGGATCCGGCTGGACGAGCGCGCCGAGGCGAACACGCGATGA
- a CDS encoding DUF5778 family protein — translation MSDAIDEDLYQRTKALLEPGDIELNGVIVRTDLTGEEEPTLHQATLDVGNVIAEASGIDPKDTFVYSGNDDPEFGVNQHQGRTLEDEAFVWECQQLMRDGTYDVVFYYEADADQEAIVEGVEDLGFDATGVRGE, via the coding sequence ATGAGCGACGCTATCGACGAGGACCTTTATCAGCGGACGAAGGCGCTGCTCGAGCCCGGCGACATCGAGCTGAACGGCGTCATCGTGCGCACCGACCTGACCGGCGAGGAGGAGCCGACGCTCCACCAGGCGACCCTCGACGTCGGGAACGTCATCGCCGAAGCATCCGGGATCGACCCCAAGGACACCTTCGTCTACTCCGGCAACGACGACCCCGAGTTCGGCGTCAACCAGCACCAGGGCCGCACCCTCGAGGACGAGGCGTTCGTCTGGGAGTGCCAGCAGCTGATGCGCGACGGCACCTACGACGTCGTCTTCTACTACGAGGCCGACGCCGACCAGGAGGCGATCGTCGAGGGCGTCGAGGACCTCGGCTTCGACGCGACGGGCGTCCGCGGCGAGTAG
- a CDS encoding cold-shock protein, whose translation MAKGVVDFFNDTGGYGFIETDDADEDVFFHMEDVGGPDLEEGQEVEFDIEQADKGPRAKNLERL comes from the coding sequence ATGGCGAAAGGCGTGGTTGACTTCTTCAACGACACTGGCGGTTACGGATTCATCGAGACTGACGACGCGGACGAGGACGTCTTCTTCCACATGGAGGACGTCGGCGGTCCGGACCTCGAAGAGGGCCAGGAGGTCGAGTTCGACATCGAACAGGCCGACAAGGGTCCCCGAGCGAAGAACCTCGAGCGACTGTAA
- the uppS gene encoding polyprenyl diphosphate synthase — translation MKRGPRRLARRAYERLLEREITGAPTHVAVIQDGNRRYARENGAEKTEGHRAGADTTEQVLQWCADMGIEELTLYAFSTENFERPPDEREALFDLISEKLRSFADHEEVHDREVRIRAIGETDLLPERVREAIEYAESQTAHYDELFLNVALAYGGRAELLGVARDVAREAATGDLDPAEVTVDEIEDRLTARSTRAVDLIIRTGGDERTSNFLPWHANGNEAAVYFCTPYWPEFSRVDFLRAIRTYESRQESWRRTRVKRAAALLRAVGDVELEEARRVVGRFRDSVPDGELEDVEVAEPDQSAD, via the coding sequence ATGAAGCGAGGGCCACGTCGGCTTGCGCGACGCGCCTACGAGCGGCTCCTCGAACGGGAGATCACCGGCGCACCGACGCACGTCGCCGTCATCCAGGACGGCAACCGCCGGTACGCACGCGAGAACGGTGCCGAGAAGACCGAGGGCCACCGGGCCGGCGCCGACACGACCGAGCAGGTGCTGCAGTGGTGTGCCGACATGGGCATCGAGGAGCTCACCCTCTACGCCTTCTCGACGGAGAACTTCGAGCGCCCGCCCGACGAGCGCGAGGCGCTGTTCGACCTCATCAGCGAGAAGCTCCGGAGCTTCGCCGACCACGAGGAGGTCCACGACCGGGAGGTCCGCATCCGCGCCATCGGCGAGACCGACCTGCTCCCCGAGCGCGTCCGCGAGGCCATCGAGTACGCCGAGTCCCAGACGGCCCACTACGACGAACTGTTCCTCAACGTCGCGCTCGCCTACGGCGGCCGCGCCGAACTGCTCGGCGTCGCCCGGGACGTCGCCCGGGAGGCCGCGACCGGCGACCTCGACCCTGCGGAGGTCACCGTCGACGAGATCGAGGACCGACTCACAGCCCGCTCGACGCGCGCGGTGGACCTCATCATCCGCACCGGCGGCGACGAGCGGACCTCGAACTTCCTGCCGTGGCACGCCAACGGCAACGAGGCGGCCGTCTACTTCTGTACGCCCTACTGGCCGGAGTTCTCCCGCGTCGACTTCCTCCGGGCCATCCGGACCTACGAGTCGCGCCAGGAGTCGTGGCGCCGGACCCGCGTCAAGCGCGCCGCCGCGCTGCTGCGGGCGGTCGGCGACGTCGAACTCGAGGAGGCGCGCCGCGTCGTCGGCCGGTTCCGCGACTCGGTGCCGGACGGCGAACTCGAAGACGTCGAAGTCGCCGAGCCGGATCAGTCAGCGGACTGA
- a CDS encoding HalOD1 output domain-containing protein, which produces MDEPQQEDIFYRDFDTDGLRPGVAVVEAIGRIDERDPAEMTPLWGCIDGMLEHLFSDPPAAEADMEVEFSYESFRITVSQDGTGKFVRT; this is translated from the coding sequence ATGGACGAACCCCAGCAGGAGGACATCTTCTACCGGGACTTCGACACGGACGGATTGCGACCGGGCGTCGCGGTCGTCGAAGCTATCGGCCGGATCGACGAGCGCGACCCGGCCGAGATGACGCCGCTGTGGGGCTGTATCGACGGGATGCTCGAACATCTCTTCTCCGACCCGCCGGCTGCCGAGGCGGACATGGAGGTCGAGTTCAGTTACGAGTCGTTCCGGATCACGGTCTCCCAGGACGGCACCGGCAAGTTCGTCAGGACGTAG
- a CDS encoding undecaprenyl diphosphate synthase family protein, giving the protein MGLYDRYLATRVRTSDADVPEQVALVITEHDLLEQGAYDTLASFLEWAFETGAERVLIYVSVLDKAAVPTLRSALSDLESPREVAVRGPEADAAADAPVQVSIGLGGREEFAAAVRRIAEDAAAGDLDPAGVDESEIEERLVFQTPPDLVIKTGAERLSDFLIWQSVYSELYFTDVNWRDFRRRDYLRAVREFQERQRRFGR; this is encoded by the coding sequence GTGGGGCTGTACGACCGGTATCTGGCGACCCGCGTCCGCACGAGCGACGCCGACGTCCCCGAGCAGGTCGCGCTCGTCATCACCGAACACGACCTCCTCGAGCAGGGCGCCTACGACACCCTGGCGTCGTTCCTCGAGTGGGCCTTCGAGACCGGCGCCGAGCGGGTGCTCATCTACGTGAGCGTCCTCGACAAGGCGGCCGTCCCGACGCTCCGGTCGGCGCTCTCGGACCTCGAGAGCCCGCGGGAGGTCGCGGTCCGCGGCCCGGAGGCCGACGCCGCCGCCGATGCGCCCGTCCAGGTGAGCATCGGCCTCGGGGGCCGCGAGGAGTTCGCCGCCGCCGTCCGCCGCATCGCCGAGGACGCCGCCGCCGGCGACCTCGACCCGGCGGGCGTCGACGAGTCGGAGATCGAGGAGCGGCTCGTCTTCCAGACGCCGCCGGACCTCGTCATCAAGACCGGCGCCGAGCGGCTCTCGGACTTCCTCATCTGGCAGTCGGTCTACTCGGAACTGTACTTCACCGACGTCAACTGGCGGGACTTCCGCCGGCGCGACTACCTGCGGGCAGTCAGGGAGTTCCAGGAGCGCCAGCGCAGGTTCGGACGCTGA
- a CDS encoding DUF92 domain-containing protein, giving the protein MTGEVRRAVGFLLIGALALLAPALDGRTSGSLVAVGTVVPFALVAAVALVSTEGPLFELFAHAGDRTEGRLYGLASFSLAVSGLAVLIVAFDLPIPAFVAGVFVLTTGNLGQAVVSRYDPDLVVGTTAFAVAGTLGAVAAILVAGLLGAGTFALPLVAFVAASGALLGALIRSVLYVRDDSLVLLSAGLLVWFLLSLDPPSVTGQRVAVGFAVTFALGYLAYALGTASVTGMFTGVLLALFAVVLGGYGWFVLLVTFFGLGGLSSKYRYEEKLDRGIAQRNEGARGSGNVLANSAVALVAVVAYAASGLAGIDPAVFRLAFAGAVAAALADTFSSEFGGLFDDPLLITTFERVDPGTDGGVTWQGAVAGLAGSGLIALLGWGFFDYGPLPAVTVAVAGGVGMTVDSLLGATLEGHHLDNQGVNLLATLSAGLVAGAVALAL; this is encoded by the coding sequence GTGACTGGCGAGGTACGTCGTGCCGTCGGCTTTCTGCTGATCGGAGCCCTCGCGTTGCTCGCGCCGGCGCTCGACGGCCGGACGAGCGGGTCGCTCGTCGCCGTCGGCACCGTGGTTCCCTTCGCCCTCGTGGCCGCCGTCGCGCTCGTCTCCACGGAGGGGCCGCTGTTCGAACTCTTCGCCCACGCCGGCGACCGCACTGAGGGACGTCTCTACGGCCTCGCCTCGTTCTCGCTGGCGGTCTCCGGGCTGGCGGTCCTCATCGTCGCCTTCGACCTCCCGATCCCCGCGTTCGTCGCGGGCGTGTTCGTCCTCACCACGGGGAACCTCGGGCAGGCGGTCGTCTCGCGGTACGACCCCGACCTCGTGGTCGGCACCACCGCGTTCGCCGTCGCGGGGACGCTCGGCGCCGTCGCGGCCATCCTCGTCGCCGGCCTCCTCGGCGCCGGGACGTTCGCGCTGCCGCTCGTGGCGTTCGTCGCCGCCAGCGGCGCGCTGCTCGGGGCGCTCATCCGGTCGGTGCTGTACGTCCGCGACGACTCGCTGGTGTTGCTCTCGGCGGGGCTGCTCGTGTGGTTCCTCCTGAGCCTCGACCCGCCGAGCGTGACCGGCCAGCGCGTCGCCGTCGGCTTCGCGGTCACCTTCGCGCTCGGCTACCTCGCCTACGCGCTCGGGACGGCCTCGGTGACCGGCATGTTCACCGGCGTCCTGCTAGCGCTGTTCGCCGTCGTCCTCGGCGGCTACGGCTGGTTCGTCCTGCTGGTGACGTTCTTCGGGCTGGGCGGGCTCTCCTCGAAGTACCGCTACGAGGAGAAGCTCGACCGCGGCATCGCCCAGCGGAACGAGGGCGCCCGCGGCAGCGGGAACGTCCTCGCCAACTCCGCGGTCGCGCTGGTCGCCGTCGTCGCCTACGCCGCCTCCGGGCTAGCCGGGATCGACCCGGCGGTCTTCCGGCTGGCGTTCGCGGGCGCCGTCGCCGCCGCCCTGGCCGACACGTTCTCCAGCGAGTTCGGCGGGCTCTTCGACGACCCGCTGCTCATCACAACGTTCGAGCGTGTCGACCCCGGCACCGACGGCGGCGTCACCTGGCAGGGCGCCGTCGCGGGGCTGGCCGGGTCCGGCCTCATCGCCCTGCTCGGCTGGGGGTTCTTCGACTACGGTCCGCTGCCGGCGGTGACCGTCGCGGTCGCCGGCGGCGTCGGGATGACCGTCGACAGCCTGCTGGGGGCGACGCTGGAGGGCCACCACCTCGACAACCAGGGCGTGAACCTCCTGGCGACGCTGTCGGCCGGCCTCGTCGCCGGGGCGGTCGCGCTGGCGCTGTGA
- a CDS encoding GNAT family N-acetyltransferase, with protein MTVRSMRSADEPAVRSLQGHLKYADQELVTAALEGPFLGLVVETDGDVAGYAIAFPGRETTLSELVVAPEHRGSGHGRALVEAVAVETSGDGLVVTTPVGEQEAQRFYEALGFEVDERLSGFYGDDDALRLVRRE; from the coding sequence GTGACGGTCCGCTCGATGCGGTCGGCCGACGAACCGGCCGTCCGCTCGCTGCAAGGTCACCTCAAGTACGCCGACCAAGAGCTCGTGACGGCCGCGCTGGAGGGTCCCTTCCTCGGGCTCGTAGTCGAGACGGACGGGGACGTCGCCGGCTACGCTATCGCGTTCCCCGGTCGAGAGACGACGCTCTCGGAGCTGGTCGTCGCGCCCGAGCACCGCGGATCGGGCCACGGACGGGCCCTGGTCGAAGCGGTCGCCGTGGAGACATCCGGGGACGGGCTGGTCGTCACGACGCCGGTCGGAGAGCAGGAAGCGCAGCGATTCTACGAGGCACTCGGCTTCGAGGTCGACGAGCGGTTGTCGGGGTTCTACGGGGACGACGACGCCCTACGCCTCGTTCGTCGCGAGTAG
- the dnaG gene encoding DNA primase DnaG: MQDTAKYLVHADITADGVVERSDVVGAVFGQTEGLLGDDLDLRELQDSSKVGRIDVEIDSQNGQSFGHITIATSLDQVETAILGAALETIDRVGPCRSTIEVRKIEDVRAAKRREVVERAKTLFGEAFDDSVRSSRDLVEEVREAVRVEDISEYEGLPAGPHVADSDAIVVVEGRADVLTLLRYGIKNAIAVEGTSVPDAVADLTESRTVTAFLDGDRGGELILKELEQVGDVDHVAFAPEGRSVEDLARHEVMTALREKVPYDRVAAADDPGDVVPSGVERPTDADPTTAAGDGAAAEPQPNDRPVKTDGASAQAATPDPESAAGPVDDAADDTVDDAPTMEEPSSTSTAAPEDDESDPESESADEPETLRGHVRAVVDGDAGTVRLLDAEFGVVASGHATDAFDLLADASADVTAVVLDAELDQRLLDVAAQRGVDQIVAASTGEFVKQPTSVRVRTADQLLATNEA; encoded by the coding sequence ATGCAAGACACGGCGAAATACCTCGTACACGCGGACATCACGGCCGACGGAGTCGTCGAGCGGTCGGACGTCGTCGGGGCGGTCTTCGGGCAGACCGAAGGCCTCCTCGGCGACGACCTCGACCTCCGGGAGCTGCAGGACTCCTCGAAGGTCGGACGCATCGACGTCGAGATCGACTCCCAGAACGGCCAGTCGTTCGGACACATAACCATCGCGACCAGCCTCGACCAGGTCGAGACCGCCATCCTGGGGGCGGCCCTGGAGACCATCGACCGGGTCGGCCCCTGCCGGTCGACCATCGAGGTCCGGAAGATCGAGGACGTCAGGGCCGCCAAGCGCCGCGAGGTCGTCGAGCGCGCGAAGACGCTGTTCGGTGAGGCCTTCGACGACTCGGTCCGCTCCAGCCGGGACCTCGTCGAGGAGGTCCGCGAGGCGGTCCGGGTCGAGGACATCAGCGAGTACGAGGGCCTCCCGGCCGGCCCCCACGTCGCCGACTCCGACGCCATCGTCGTCGTCGAAGGGCGGGCCGACGTGCTCACGCTCCTCCGGTACGGCATCAAGAACGCCATCGCCGTCGAGGGGACGAGCGTCCCCGACGCCGTCGCCGACCTGACCGAGTCCCGGACCGTCACGGCGTTCCTCGACGGCGACCGCGGGGGCGAGCTGATCCTCAAGGAGCTCGAGCAGGTCGGTGACGTCGACCACGTCGCGTTCGCGCCGGAGGGCCGCTCCGTCGAGGACCTCGCGCGCCACGAGGTGATGACGGCGCTCCGCGAGAAGGTCCCCTACGACCGGGTCGCGGCGGCCGACGACCCGGGCGACGTCGTCCCGAGCGGCGTGGAGCGACCGACCGACGCCGACCCGACGACCGCGGCCGGCGACGGCGCCGCAGCCGAGCCCCAGCCGAACGACCGGCCGGTGAAGACCGACGGCGCGTCGGCCCAGGCGGCGACTCCCGACCCGGAATCGGCGGCCGGCCCCGTCGACGACGCGGCCGACGACACGGTCGACGACGCGCCGACGATGGAGGAGCCCTCCTCGACGTCCACGGCCGCCCCCGAGGACGACGAGAGCGATCCGGAGTCGGAATCCGCCGACGAGCCCGAGACGCTGCGCGGCCACGTCCGGGCGGTCGTCGACGGCGACGCAGGGACGGTCCGGCTGCTCGACGCCGAGTTCGGCGTCGTCGCGAGCGGGCACGCGACGGACGCCTTCGACCTCCTCGCCGACGCGTCGGCCGACGTCACCGCCGTAGTCCTCGACGCGGAACTGGACCAGCGGCTCCTCGACGTGGCGGCCCAGCGCGGCGTCGACCAGATCGTCGCCGCCTCGACCGGCGAGTTCGTCAAGCAACCGACGAGCGTCCGGGTCCGGACCGCCGACCAGCTACTCGCGACGAACGAGGCGTAG
- a CDS encoding tRNA-binding protein — MGIEEADVDPTTFLEDVEMRVGEVTSVEPFPEARKDVYKLAVDFGEETRQSAAGLTDLYDPDDLVGRQVVAVVNLGTVSIAGYESQCLVTGVDDADGNVVHLQPEREVPNGTRVY; from the coding sequence ATGGGCATCGAAGAAGCGGACGTGGACCCGACGACGTTCCTCGAGGACGTCGAGATGCGGGTCGGAGAGGTGACGAGCGTCGAACCGTTCCCGGAGGCCCGGAAGGACGTCTACAAGCTGGCGGTCGACTTCGGCGAGGAGACCCGGCAGTCCGCGGCCGGCCTGACCGACCTCTACGACCCCGACGACCTCGTCGGTCGTCAGGTCGTCGCCGTCGTCAACCTCGGGACCGTCTCCATCGCCGGCTACGAGAGCCAGTGTCTCGTCACCGGCGTCGACGACGCCGACGGGAACGTCGTCCACCTCCAGCCGGAGCGGGAGGTGCCGAACGGGACGCGCGTGTACTGA
- a CDS encoding DUF3311 domain-containing protein, protein MVSKVERYGWAVAMAVLMALAIPWFLWGDSRIALGLPLWLWWHVGWLTLSSVVFCLFARRAWGIGITDTRPTGGERA, encoded by the coding sequence ATGGTCTCGAAGGTCGAACGGTACGGGTGGGCGGTAGCGATGGCGGTCCTGATGGCCCTGGCCATCCCCTGGTTCCTCTGGGGCGACAGCCGGATAGCCCTGGGGCTACCGCTGTGGCTCTGGTGGCACGTCGGGTGGCTGACGCTGTCCTCGGTCGTCTTCTGCCTGTTCGCGCGGCGCGCCTGGGGCATCGGCATCACCGACACGCGGCCGACCGGAGGTGAGCGGGCGTGA